One window of Lawsonibacter asaccharolyticus genomic DNA carries:
- a CDS encoding sodium/proline symporter — MTISQICICLAIAVYLIAMLGVGVWFSKRNNSVDDFYLGGRKLGPFVTAMSAEASDMSSWLLMGLPGVAYLSGLAEASWTAIGLAVGTYLNWLIVARRIRRYSHQIDAITVPQFFSKRWGDERNLLSAIAAVVIMIFFVPYLASGFSACGKLFASLFGINYVSAMLISAAVIVIYTVMGGFLAASFTDLVQSIIMTVALVVVLGFGVAQAGGMEAVMDNARSLAGYLSLVNIHDPATGGSAPYSLLTICSLLAWGLGYFGMPHILLRFMAIEEEKKLALSRRVATTWVVISMGVAVFIGVVGNGMTKAGAMEQLSDAETIIVQIANLISCYGVPAALLAGVILAGILAATMSTADSQLLAASSSVSQNLAVEFFHLKINGKKSVLVARSTMVVISLIAAFLARDPDSSVFRVVSFAWAGFGAAFGPVVLFALFWKRSNKWGALAGMVTGGVMVFVWKYLVAPMGGALAIYELLPAFLCACVAIVMVSLLTPAPEQSILEAFECFKSKQKQK; from the coding sequence ATGACCATTTCGCAGATCTGCATCTGCCTGGCCATCGCGGTCTATCTGATCGCCATGCTGGGCGTAGGCGTCTGGTTCTCCAAACGCAACAACTCCGTAGACGACTTCTATCTGGGGGGGCGGAAGCTGGGCCCCTTCGTCACCGCCATGAGTGCGGAGGCCAGTGACATGTCCTCCTGGCTGCTGATGGGGCTGCCCGGCGTGGCCTACCTCTCCGGCCTGGCGGAGGCCAGCTGGACCGCCATCGGACTGGCTGTGGGCACCTATCTGAACTGGCTCATCGTGGCGCGGCGCATCCGCCGCTACTCCCACCAGATCGACGCCATCACAGTGCCCCAGTTCTTCTCCAAGCGCTGGGGGGATGAGCGAAACCTGCTCTCCGCCATCGCCGCCGTGGTCATCATGATCTTTTTCGTGCCCTATCTGGCCTCCGGCTTCTCCGCCTGCGGAAAGCTGTTCGCCTCCCTGTTCGGCATCAACTATGTTTCCGCCATGCTCATCAGCGCCGCTGTCATCGTCATCTACACGGTCATGGGCGGGTTCCTGGCGGCCAGCTTTACCGACCTGGTCCAGTCCATTATCATGACGGTGGCCCTGGTGGTGGTGCTGGGCTTCGGCGTGGCGCAGGCTGGCGGCATGGAGGCGGTGATGGACAACGCCCGCTCTCTGGCGGGCTACCTGTCCCTGGTCAACATCCACGACCCGGCCACCGGGGGCTCTGCCCCGTACAGCCTGCTCACCATCTGCTCCCTGCTGGCCTGGGGCCTGGGCTACTTCGGCATGCCCCACATCCTGCTGCGCTTCATGGCGATTGAAGAGGAGAAAAAGCTGGCCCTCTCCCGGCGGGTGGCCACTACCTGGGTAGTCATCTCCATGGGCGTGGCGGTGTTTATCGGTGTGGTAGGCAACGGCATGACAAAAGCGGGGGCCATGGAGCAGCTGTCCGACGCGGAGACAATCATCGTACAGATCGCCAACCTGATCAGTTGCTACGGTGTTCCAGCCGCTCTGCTGGCCGGCGTGATCTTGGCGGGTATCCTGGCCGCCACCATGTCCACTGCCGACTCCCAGCTGCTGGCCGCCTCCTCCTCTGTCTCCCAGAACCTGGCGGTAGAGTTCTTCCACCTGAAAATCAACGGAAAGAAGAGCGTGCTGGTGGCCCGGAGCACCATGGTGGTCATCTCCCTGATCGCAGCATTTCTGGCCCGAGACCCGGACAGCTCTGTCTTCCGGGTGGTCTCATTCGCCTGGGCGGGCTTCGGCGCCGCCTTCGGGCCGGTGGTGCTCTTTGCCCTGTTTTGGAAGCGGTCCAACAAGTGGGGGGCACTGGCAGGGATGGTCACCGGCGGCGTGATGGTCTTCGTGTGGAAGTATCTGGTGGCTCCTATGGGCGGCGCGCTGGCCATCTATGAGCTGCTGCCCGCTTTTCTGTGCGCCTGCGTGGCCATCGTGATGGTCAGCCTGCTGACCCCCGCCCCGGAGCAGAGTATCCTAGAGGCTTTTGAGTGCTTTAAGTCCAAGCAAAAGCAGAAATAA
- a CDS encoding myosin-cross-reactive antigen codes for MYYSSGNYEAFARPRKPEGVERKSAWLVGSGLASLAAACFLVRDGQMKGENIHILEELKLPGGACDGIQDPTRGFVIRGGREMENHFECLWDLFRSIPSLEHPENSVLDEYYWLNKEDPNYSLCRATVDRGKDAHTDGKFTLSDKAALEIMKLFLTRDEDLYDRTITDVFTEEFFRSNFWLYWRTMFAFETWHSALEMKLYLQRFIHHIGGLPDFSALKFTQYNQYESLILPMVHYLKEHNVQFQYDTQVTNVIFDIAPGRKVAKQLVWVREGREEVRALTEDDLVFVTNGSCTENSSLGSNDRAPEFLTEPVGGCWQLWRNIAAQDPAFGRPDKYCTKPGLTNWESATVTTLDDKIPPYLEKVCKRDPFSGKVVTGGIVTVKDSAWMMSYTFNRQPHFKAQPEGQLVGWIYGLFTDVPGDYVKKPMRACTGREICMEWLYHLGVPEEEIPLLAEQSASTIPCMMPYITAFFMPRTRGDRPDVVPEGCVNFAFIGQFAETARDTIFTTEYSVRTGMEAVYTLLDIDRGVPEVWGSCYDVRCLLDAASKMMDGKKLTEMDLPFLYGFVEKKALKHVSGTVIEELLLRYHLI; via the coding sequence ATGTATTACAGCAGCGGAAATTACGAGGCATTTGCCCGCCCCCGTAAGCCGGAGGGCGTGGAACGGAAATCCGCCTGGCTGGTGGGTTCCGGCCTGGCCAGCTTGGCGGCCGCCTGCTTCCTGGTGCGGGACGGGCAGATGAAGGGGGAGAACATCCACATCCTGGAGGAGCTAAAGCTCCCCGGCGGGGCCTGCGACGGCATCCAGGACCCCACCCGGGGCTTCGTGATCCGGGGCGGCCGGGAGATGGAGAATCACTTCGAGTGCCTGTGGGACCTGTTTCGCTCCATCCCATCCCTGGAGCACCCGGAGAATTCTGTTTTGGACGAATACTACTGGCTGAACAAGGAGGACCCCAACTATTCCCTGTGCCGGGCCACGGTGGATCGGGGAAAGGACGCCCATACAGACGGGAAGTTCACTCTGAGCGACAAGGCCGCCCTGGAGATCATGAAGCTTTTCCTCACCCGGGACGAGGACCTGTACGACAGGACCATCACCGACGTGTTCACCGAGGAGTTCTTCCGCTCCAACTTCTGGCTCTACTGGCGGACCATGTTCGCCTTCGAGACCTGGCACTCTGCCCTGGAGATGAAGCTGTATCTCCAGCGGTTCATCCACCATATCGGCGGCCTGCCCGACTTCTCGGCCCTGAAATTTACCCAGTACAACCAGTATGAGTCCTTGATCCTGCCCATGGTGCACTACCTGAAGGAGCACAATGTGCAGTTTCAGTATGACACGCAGGTCACCAACGTGATCTTCGACATCGCCCCGGGCCGAAAGGTGGCAAAGCAGCTGGTGTGGGTCCGGGAGGGCCGGGAGGAGGTCAGGGCGCTCACTGAGGACGACCTGGTGTTCGTCACAAACGGCTCCTGCACGGAGAACTCCTCTCTGGGCAGCAACGACCGCGCCCCGGAGTTCCTCACTGAGCCGGTGGGGGGCTGCTGGCAGCTGTGGCGGAACATCGCTGCCCAGGACCCGGCCTTCGGCCGCCCGGACAAGTACTGCACCAAGCCGGGCCTTACCAACTGGGAGTCGGCCACCGTCACCACCCTGGACGACAAGATCCCGCCCTATCTGGAAAAGGTCTGCAAGCGGGACCCCTTCTCCGGGAAGGTGGTCACCGGCGGTATCGTCACGGTGAAGGACTCCGCCTGGATGATGAGCTATACCTTCAACCGCCAGCCCCACTTCAAGGCCCAGCCGGAGGGGCAGCTGGTGGGGTGGATCTACGGCCTGTTCACCGATGTCCCCGGGGACTATGTGAAAAAGCCCATGCGGGCGTGTACCGGCCGGGAGATCTGCATGGAGTGGCTGTACCACCTGGGGGTGCCGGAGGAGGAGATCCCCCTGCTGGCGGAGCAGTCTGCCAGCACCATCCCCTGCATGATGCCCTACATCACCGCCTTCTTCATGCCCCGGACCCGGGGGGACCGGCCCGACGTGGTGCCGGAGGGCTGTGTGAACTTCGCCTTTATCGGCCAGTTCGCCGAGACGGCACGGGACACCATCTTCACCACCGAGTACTCTGTCCGAACCGGTATGGAGGCCGTCTACACCCTGCTGGACATCGACCGGGGGGTGCCTGAGGTGTGGGGGTCTTGCTACGATGTGCGCTGTCTGCTGGATGCCGCATCCAAAATGATGGACGGCAAAAAGCTGACGGAGATGGACCTGCCCTTCCTGTATGGATTCGTGGAGAAGAAGGCCCTGAAGCATGTGTCCGGGACCGTGATAGAGGAACTCCTCCTCCGCTACCACCTGATTTGA
- a CDS encoding 5'-nucleotidase YfbR has translation MPYHFFPMIARMRYISRWGLMRNTDPENVQEHSHMVAVLAHALAVIENERFSGQTDPGVVAVAALYHDASEILTGDMPTPIKYDNPDIQTAYKAVEAVAEQKLLSMLPPDLRPAYDEAITIPDPHVRDLVKAADKLSAYLKCLEELKAGNTEFRKAKEQTYAALLQNPLPALRCFMEEFLPGFELTLDELS, from the coding sequence GTGCCCTATCATTTCTTCCCCATGATCGCCCGGATGCGCTACATCAGCCGCTGGGGCCTAATGCGCAACACCGACCCTGAGAACGTCCAGGAGCACTCCCACATGGTGGCGGTGCTGGCCCATGCCCTGGCCGTCATTGAGAACGAGCGCTTCAGCGGGCAGACCGACCCGGGCGTGGTGGCGGTGGCGGCCCTGTATCACGACGCCAGTGAGATCCTTACCGGCGATATGCCCACCCCCATCAAGTACGACAACCCGGACATCCAGACCGCCTACAAAGCGGTAGAGGCCGTAGCGGAGCAGAAGCTGCTGTCCATGCTCCCCCCCGACCTGCGCCCCGCCTATGACGAGGCCATCACCATCCCGGACCCCCATGTGCGGGACCTGGTAAAGGCGGCGGACAAGCTCTCCGCCTACCTCAAGTGCCTGGAGGAGCTGAAGGCGGGGAACACCGAGTTCCGCAAGGCCAAGGAGCAGACCTACGCCGCGCTCCTTCAGAACCCGCTGCCCGCCCTGCGCTGCTTTATGGAGGAGTTCCTCCCCGGCTTTGAGCTCACACTGGACGAGCTGAGCTGA
- a CDS encoding TetR family transcriptional regulator, with protein sequence MAKKNSRNTKGRIIQAAWQLFYQQGYDDTTVEEIIEASGTSRGSFYHYFEGKDALLSSVSFLFDEKYEELMACMDPEKDRFEVLMELNRELFAMIENSISLDLLARLYSSQLVTRGDKHLLDHNRTYYKLLRQIVLQGQQRGELRGDVTVNEMVRVYALCERALIYDWCLSGGDYSLLQYGRIMMPMFLGGFRTSQKNFVQNI encoded by the coding sequence ATGGCAAAGAAAAATTCCCGCAATACCAAGGGGCGCATCATCCAGGCGGCATGGCAGCTGTTTTACCAGCAGGGCTATGACGATACAACGGTGGAGGAGATCATCGAGGCATCCGGCACCTCCCGGGGCTCCTTTTACCACTATTTCGAGGGCAAGGACGCCCTGCTCTCCTCTGTCTCATTCCTGTTCGATGAGAAGTATGAGGAGCTGATGGCCTGCATGGACCCGGAAAAGGACCGGTTCGAGGTGCTGATGGAGCTGAACCGGGAGCTGTTTGCCATGATCGAAAACTCCATCTCCCTGGACCTGCTGGCCCGGCTGTACTCCTCCCAGCTGGTCACCCGGGGGGACAAGCATCTGCTGGACCACAACCGCACATATTACAAGCTGCTGCGGCAGATCGTCCTTCAGGGGCAGCAGCGGGGAGAGCTGAGGGGAGATGTGACAGTAAATGAGATGGTGCGGGTCTACGCCCTGTGCGAGCGGGCCCTCATCTACGACTGGTGCCTGTCCGGGGGGGACTACTCCCTGCTCCAGTACGGCAGGATCATGATGCCCATGTTTTTGGGAGGATTTCGGACAAGTCAAAAGAATTTTGTACAAAATATCTAA
- a CDS encoding threonyl-tRNA synthetase, producing MSEEVKNEFTFENPEYRQTYWHTCSHVMAQAVKRLWPEVKLAIGPSIDEGWYYDMDAPFAFTPEHLEQIEAEMRKICKEKLKLERFELPREEAVKFMEEKGEPFKVELIQDLPEDAHISFYKQGEFTDLCAGPHLDSTGRIKGNALKLTACNAAYWRGDSNRETLQRIYGIAFPKKDELDAYLAKIEEAKKRDHRKLGKELGLFMLRDEGPGFPFFLPKGMTLKNTLLDYWRQVHKKYGYVEISTPIMLNRQLWERSGHWDHYKNNMYTTVIDDVDFAVKPMNCPGGMLVYASQPHSYKELPLRVGEIGLVHRHELSGALHGLFRVRCFNQDDAHVFMTRDQMQDVIQETVRLFDEVYSVFGLSYTIELSTMPEDHIGTVEEWERNQDILKNAITAMGKDFVINEGDGAFYGPKLDFHLADSLGRTWQCGTIQLDSQLPERFELEYTGEDGQKHRPVMIHRVVLGSIERFIGVITEHFAGAFPAWLAPVQVKVLPVTDRAAQYADQISKDLDEAGFRVEVDHRNEKIGKKIREATMEKVPYMLVVGDRDMEGQTVSVRMRSGEDLGAMSCVQFQALLAEDVRTKAIK from the coding sequence ATGTCCGAAGAAGTCAAAAATGAATTTACCTTTGAAAACCCTGAGTACCGCCAGACCTACTGGCACACCTGCTCCCATGTGATGGCCCAGGCGGTCAAGCGCCTGTGGCCCGAGGTGAAGCTGGCCATCGGCCCCTCTATCGACGAGGGCTGGTACTACGACATGGACGCCCCCTTCGCCTTCACGCCCGAGCACCTGGAGCAGATCGAGGCCGAGATGCGGAAGATCTGCAAGGAGAAGCTGAAGCTGGAGCGATTCGAGCTGCCCCGGGAGGAGGCTGTCAAATTTATGGAGGAGAAGGGAGAGCCCTTCAAGGTGGAGCTGATCCAGGATCTGCCCGAAGACGCCCACATCTCCTTCTATAAGCAGGGCGAGTTCACCGACCTGTGCGCCGGTCCCCACCTGGACTCCACCGGCCGCATCAAGGGCAACGCCCTGAAGCTCACTGCCTGCAATGCCGCCTACTGGCGCGGTGACTCCAACCGGGAGACCCTCCAGCGCATCTACGGCATCGCCTTCCCCAAGAAAGACGAGCTGGACGCCTATCTGGCCAAGATCGAAGAGGCCAAGAAGCGGGACCACCGGAAGCTGGGCAAGGAGCTGGGCCTGTTCATGCTCCGGGACGAGGGCCCCGGCTTCCCCTTCTTCCTGCCCAAGGGCATGACCCTGAAGAACACCCTGCTGGACTACTGGCGTCAGGTCCACAAGAAGTACGGCTATGTGGAGATCTCCACCCCCATCATGCTCAACCGTCAGCTGTGGGAGCGCTCCGGCCACTGGGACCACTATAAGAACAATATGTACACCACCGTCATTGACGATGTGGACTTCGCCGTCAAGCCCATGAACTGCCCCGGCGGGATGCTGGTCTATGCCAGCCAGCCCCACTCCTATAAGGAGCTGCCCCTGCGGGTGGGCGAGATCGGCCTGGTCCACCGCCACGAGCTGTCCGGCGCCCTCCACGGCCTGTTCCGGGTGCGCTGCTTCAACCAGGACGACGCCCATGTCTTTATGACCCGGGACCAGATGCAGGACGTGATCCAGGAGACCGTCCGCCTGTTCGACGAGGTCTACTCCGTCTTCGGCCTGAGCTACACCATTGAGCTGTCCACCATGCCAGAGGACCACATCGGCACCGTGGAGGAGTGGGAGCGCAACCAGGACATCCTGAAAAACGCCATCACCGCCATGGGCAAGGATTTCGTCATCAACGAGGGGGACGGCGCCTTCTACGGCCCCAAGCTGGACTTCCATCTGGCCGACTCCCTGGGCCGCACCTGGCAGTGCGGCACCATCCAGCTGGACAGCCAGCTGCCTGAGCGCTTCGAGCTGGAGTACACCGGCGAGGACGGCCAGAAGCACCGCCCCGTGATGATCCACCGGGTGGTGCTGGGCTCCATCGAGCGGTTCATCGGCGTCATCACCGAACACTTTGCCGGCGCTTTCCCCGCATGGCTCGCCCCCGTCCAGGTGAAGGTCCTGCCTGTCACCGACCGGGCCGCCCAGTACGCCGACCAGATCTCCAAGGACCTGGATGAGGCCGGTTTCCGGGTAGAGGTGGACCACCGCAACGAGAAGATCGGCAAGAAGATCCGGGAGGCCACCATGGAGAAGGTCCCCTATATGCTGGTGGTGGGCGACCGGGACATGGAGGGTCAGACCGTCTCTGTCCGCATGCGCTCCGGTGAGGACCTGGGCGCCATGTCCTGCGTCCAGTTCCAGGCCCTTCTGGCCGAGGACGTGCGGACCAAGGCCATCAAATAA
- a CDS encoding ATP-binding cassette gives MPGPNRAPRGGYQKPKDLGKTISRLLGYLTRSKLPLMAVFGCLLISVFTNIGGSYMMRGIINDFIWSGCTDFAGLGRAILVLVGIYLIGCAATYGQSAVMVRLAQRGINRLRKDLFDKLQDLPLSYFDKHPHGELMSRFTNDADNVQLALEQSVVSMCSSCLMFVGLVAMMLFINWKLFLVTALVLALTMVLFNKLGGRSRRFYQKQQAALGDVNGDIQEIIEGLKVVKAFTHEEQAKDQFRKLNETYRDAAQKANFYSTMIMPVSGNLMNISYALTAAFGGLLSVIQGFDLGGLVVYLNYSKQVGQPLNQISQQMTTLLSALAGAERIFEVMDTQPEVDEGTVTLVGAEKDANGTLSVFDGAGRPRVWAWKTPRTAAMALVPVLVGAKDALTELGQAERTESGGLKLLPPSVDSSQGIWVEVASDGRLTEVTDLAALAGHGWAWKYQDHTGKPSLHLIRGTVRNVPGEDYYLTELKGAVRFSHVDFSYVPGKRILKDVTVYANPGQKIAFVGSTGAGKTTITNLINRFYEIEGGLITYDGIDVKAIRKDDLRRSLGAVLQDTHLFTGTIMDNIRYGRLDATDEECVAAAKSANAHSFIRRLPDGYQTMVTGDGANLSQGQRQLLAIARAAVADPPVMILDEATSSIDTRTERHIEQGMDALMEGRTVFVIAHRLSTVRNSNCIVVIEHGEIQEKGDHQELLDQKGRYYQLYTGQFQLS, from the coding sequence ATGCCGGGACCCAATCGCGCCCCCCGGGGGGGCTATCAGAAGCCCAAGGATCTGGGCAAGACCATATCCAGGCTGCTGGGTTATCTCACCCGCAGCAAGCTGCCCCTGATGGCCGTGTTCGGATGCCTGCTGATCTCGGTGTTCACCAACATCGGCGGCTCCTACATGATGCGGGGCATCATCAACGACTTCATCTGGTCGGGCTGCACCGACTTCGCCGGCCTGGGCCGGGCCATCCTGGTCCTGGTAGGCATCTACCTCATCGGCTGCGCGGCCACCTACGGACAGTCCGCCGTCATGGTGCGGCTGGCCCAGCGGGGGATCAACCGGCTGCGCAAGGACCTGTTCGACAAATTGCAGGACCTGCCGCTTTCCTACTTTGACAAGCACCCCCACGGCGAGTTGATGAGCCGCTTCACCAACGACGCGGACAACGTGCAGCTGGCCCTGGAGCAGAGCGTGGTCTCCATGTGCTCCAGCTGCCTGATGTTCGTGGGCCTGGTGGCCATGATGCTTTTCATCAACTGGAAGCTGTTCCTGGTCACCGCCCTGGTGCTGGCGCTCACCATGGTGCTGTTCAACAAGCTGGGCGGGCGCAGCCGCCGCTTCTATCAGAAGCAGCAGGCAGCCCTGGGCGACGTGAACGGCGACATCCAGGAGATCATCGAGGGGCTGAAGGTGGTCAAGGCATTCACCCACGAGGAGCAGGCCAAGGATCAGTTCCGCAAGCTCAATGAGACCTACCGGGACGCGGCACAGAAGGCCAACTTCTACTCCACCATGATCATGCCCGTGTCGGGCAACCTGATGAACATCAGCTACGCCCTCACCGCCGCATTCGGCGGACTGCTGTCTGTCATCCAGGGCTTTGACCTGGGCGGCCTGGTGGTCTATCTCAACTACTCCAAGCAGGTGGGTCAGCCCCTGAACCAGATCTCCCAGCAGATGACCACCCTCCTCTCCGCCCTGGCGGGCGCCGAGCGGATCTTTGAGGTGATGGACACCCAGCCCGAGGTGGACGAGGGGACCGTCACCCTGGTGGGGGCGGAGAAGGACGCCAACGGCACCCTGTCCGTCTTTGACGGCGCAGGCCGGCCCCGTGTCTGGGCCTGGAAAACTCCAAGGACCGCGGCCATGGCGCTGGTCCCCGTGCTGGTGGGAGCAAAGGATGCCCTCACCGAGCTGGGCCAGGCGGAGCGGACCGAGAGCGGCGGCCTGAAGCTGCTGCCTCCCAGCGTGGACTCCTCCCAGGGCATCTGGGTGGAGGTGGCTTCTGACGGCAGGCTCACCGAAGTGACCGACCTGGCCGCCCTGGCCGGCCACGGCTGGGCCTGGAAGTACCAGGACCACACGGGCAAGCCCTCCCTCCACCTGATCCGGGGCACCGTGCGCAACGTGCCCGGGGAGGACTACTACCTCACCGAGCTGAAGGGGGCCGTCCGGTTCAGCCATGTGGACTTCTCCTATGTGCCCGGCAAACGCATCCTGAAAGATGTGACCGTCTACGCCAACCCGGGCCAGAAGATCGCCTTCGTAGGCTCCACCGGCGCGGGCAAGACCACCATCACCAACCTGATCAACCGCTTCTATGAGATCGAGGGAGGACTCATCACCTATGACGGCATCGATGTGAAGGCCATCCGCAAGGACGACCTGCGCCGCTCCCTGGGGGCGGTGCTCCAGGACACCCACCTGTTCACCGGCACCATCATGGACAACATCCGCTACGGACGGCTGGATGCCACTGACGAGGAGTGCGTCGCCGCCGCTAAGAGCGCCAATGCCCACTCCTTCATCCGCCGCCTGCCGGACGGCTACCAGACCATGGTCACCGGGGACGGGGCGAACCTGTCCCAGGGCCAGCGCCAGCTGCTGGCCATTGCCCGGGCGGCCGTGGCCGATCCCCCGGTGATGATCCTGGACGAGGCCACCTCCTCCATCGACACCCGCACTGAACGGCACATCGAGCAGGGGATGGATGCCCTGATGGAGGGCCGCACCGTCTTTGTCATCGCCCACCGCCTGTCCACGGTCCGCAACTCCAACTGCATCGTGGTCATCGAGCATGGCGAGATCCAGGAGAAGGGCGATCACCAGGAGCTGCTGGACCAGAAGGGACGCTACTATCAACTCTACACCGGTCAGTTCCAGCTGTCCTGA
- a CDS encoding excinuclease ABC subunit C, producing MSWWVYLLRCGDGTLYTGITDDLDRRLAAHNAGRGAKYTRSRRPVMLVWREEQPDKSAALRREYAVKQLTRAKKLALIEGGPLV from the coding sequence ATGAGCTGGTGGGTCTATCTTCTCCGGTGCGGGGACGGCACCCTCTACACCGGGATCACCGACGATCTGGACCGCCGTCTGGCCGCCCACAACGCGGGCCGGGGAGCGAAATATACCCGGAGCCGCCGCCCGGTGATGCTGGTGTGGCGGGAGGAGCAGCCGGACAAGTCCGCAGCCCTGCGGCGGGAATACGCCGTCAAACAGCTGACCAGGGCCAAGAAGCTGGCTCTGATCGAAGGCGGGCCGCTTGTGTAG
- a CDS encoding transcriptional regulator GntR family, which translates to MHGTLSDQSLIYLQIAQMLEDDILRGVYREEEQVPSTNELSRVYHINPATAAKGLNLLSAEGILYKRRGIGMFVAPGAEQAVRAKRKAAFYDSYVRPLVKEGASLAVTGEELLAMVRRAIEEGEAK; encoded by the coding sequence ATGCATGGGACCCTCAGCGATCAGTCACTGATCTATCTCCAGATCGCTCAGATGCTGGAGGACGACATCCTGCGGGGCGTCTACCGGGAGGAGGAGCAGGTGCCCTCCACCAATGAGCTCTCCCGGGTCTATCACATCAACCCGGCCACGGCGGCCAAAGGGCTCAACCTCCTCTCGGCGGAGGGGATCCTGTATAAGCGCCGGGGCATCGGCATGTTCGTGGCCCCGGGGGCGGAGCAGGCCGTGCGGGCCAAGCGGAAAGCGGCGTTTTACGACAGCTATGTGCGGCCCCTGGTAAAGGAGGGGGCCTCCCTGGCTGTGACCGGGGAAGAACTGCTGGCCATGGTGCGCCGGGCCATCGAGGAAGGAGAAGCCAAATGA
- a CDS encoding sigma-70 family RNA polymerase sigma factor yields the protein MLIYLTMIEAEEDRHRFLSLYRRYKKLMLYIAHDILHDPHDAEDAVHEAFLRLAEMIEKIHEIDCPETRSLIVMITKSKAIDLYRKKKRRAGTVPLEDWTAAAPPQAEGVERGDGVARAIAALPRRERDVLLLKYDQGYGNSEIGKLLGLRPDHISQIAHRAKEHLRKNLEEMGVEV from the coding sequence ATGCTGATCTATTTGACCATGATCGAGGCGGAGGAGGACCGACACCGGTTTCTGTCCCTCTACCGCCGATACAAAAAGCTGATGCTGTATATCGCCCACGACATCCTGCACGACCCCCACGACGCGGAGGACGCGGTGCACGAGGCTTTTTTGCGCCTTGCGGAAATGATCGAGAAAATTCATGAAATTGACTGTCCTGAAACCAGGTCTCTGATCGTTATGATTACAAAGAGCAAAGCCATCGACCTGTACCGGAAGAAAAAGCGGCGGGCGGGGACGGTCCCCCTGGAGGACTGGACCGCCGCCGCACCACCCCAGGCCGAGGGTGTGGAGCGGGGGGACGGGGTGGCCCGGGCCATTGCGGCCCTGCCCCGGCGTGAACGGGATGTGCTGCTGCTGAAATACGACCAGGGATATGGCAATTCCGAGATCGGGAAACTTCTGGGCCTGCGGCCGGATCACATATCCCAAATCGCCCACCGGGCCAAAGAGCACCTGCGCAAAAATTTGGAGGAAATGGGGGTGGAGGTATGA